The genomic interval TTTGGCTGCAGGAGTTGATTGTTTTTTACCTTTTTATGTTATACTTTGTCAGATTGAATTGCGGGCTTTTTGCTTGAAACACTCAGATCTACAGGGAAGCAGAAACATCTTGCCATTGGGAGGCTCTATTGCAGTTGGCAGTGAATTTTCAGAAGCTAACGACCTTCCAGTGACACTGCCAGTGAAAAGTGAACACAATGTTAAAATTGGTTGCAGCAACGGAGGAGGGTTGGAGTCTGATAGTAATCCAGACAAGTTGAACCATAATGATGAACCTCCCGAAGGAGGATTGTCTGTCTGTAGGATTAATGCTCACAATATGTTGGGATGTGGTGCTGCCCCACCACATAATATTGGAGGGGCTGTGAGAACCATCGACAATGTTGATGCCTCTGATTCCCCCAGTTTTGCACTTGTTTTGAAGAAGGTATTCAGCACATATTATAAACATACGATGTGTTTATTGTGAAACTATAATTTTGTAAACAATTACTTTTTTTCCGTGCTTATTTTAAGCTGACATTCTCTTTTTGCCAGTTGATAGATCGGGGGAAAGTTGATGTAAAAGATGTGGCATTGGAGATTGGCATTTCACCAGATACACTAACTGCGAATATCAATGTAATGCTCGAAATTTATCATGTGTACTTTGTgaaaaatgattatttgaacaaaacatattttatttgtgtGCCTCAAACACTATACTTGCAGGAAGACTATATGGCCCCTGATGTGCAACACAAAATAGTCAATTGGCTAAAAGCCCATGTGTATACTGGTGCATTTCATAAAAGCCTAAAAGCCAAATTCAAACCGGCCAATGTATCTATGGATGAAAGCGGAGCTTCAGATGGTTCTGATACTTTACCAATATCTGATTCAGGCTTGTTGGATCCTGTTGCTGTTAATGTTAAATCTGTACCACCAAGGAGAAGAACTATCAATAACATTAGGATTTTGAAGGACAATAAAGTGATATGCTCATCGGAGGGGGTTACTATTGAGAATGGGTTGTCAATTGACAAATTCCCAGTTTGTCAGCCTGAGTGTGAAAATCCAGGAAGTTCTGACAAAGCATCAATTCCTGATGCCACTGAAACGGTACTTTTATGGCCTATTTTGTTTGgcaaagatttttattttttgtttgtactAACTACTATCTTTTTCCGCTTCACACTGAGTGCCactttagaaaaaataaatgtcattttcatttatcaatttatgattaatttttgttttcaattgtaCTATCTAATTAATACTATGTACATTACTTCGAAAACATTAGATTCCACTTTACATTTATGATAGTGGAAAACGCATCAACTATTAACAAGGCTAATTTGGTGAAATTgttattatttctttaatttatagTAATTTCCTAATATTTCTTCATACGTGTGAAATGGGCAAAAACGACATTCATTGGGAGACGAGTTACAGAAATGTCACActcttttccttttgttttatgttttcaaatatttctaaTGCAACAAAGTAAAACAGcgtaacatatttttaattatttgtgaaAACTGAACTAAAAATGAGAATAGAAAATGTTTTCTTGAACCAAACAGGTCTTTATCTACTAGAACTCATTTTCCTTTTACTCgagtaattaattattattattatggatTATTTAGATAGGGCTTTTGGTGCTTCTTTCCCTGTCATATTTGAACCGCATGACCAATTCTTTTTTTCCTTCCCTTTTGATCTTTTGAATCCATCTTTCAAAAttgtatattcttttttctgAGGATTGTTTAAACACTCAGACAGTATAATTGTATTGCAAATTTGTAATGAGCAGTTTCATCAATTTTTTCACTTGCTTAATGGGTAGGATAAGCAAGAGATATATCTTTAAAATCATTGGGGAAGGTCTGGATCTAAATGATGTGTCAGTAGTACACATGCTAAGTGACATGACATTCCTGCATTGTTTGATCCATTAGCTAACTCTAACTAGTGGAAAATAGTGTTTGTTGTTGTAGTAAAAGTAATTGCTTAGTGGAACAATGGTTAGTTCCTGTTTACCTATGTGATAGTTttcgtttttttcttttttctgctAGCACTTCTTCATTCTTGAGAACCCTTAGCAACGTCTGAGCACACTTTGTTTACTGTATTCTGTTTTTCATTCCATGCAGAATATAATCAAGTCTGAAGATATATTTCATGAGAATCAAGGTACGACTTCATCTCTAAACTGTCATTTTAAGAAATCAAAAGCTACTATACCAATTTCTTTTGTAAATACCTCCCCCCCTCCTTCGCTCTCCTGTAAAAGTGTGGTATAGGTATAATGAAATGAAATGCTAATTTTTAAGGATTATGTTTGCTTTTAACTACCAATGTGCTTCAGTTACATTTATGAGTATTTATGGCATATTTTCTTCCTGTTATGAGTATTTATAGCTTCATTATGCAGGCAATGCTGACGAACTCTACAAATCCAGCTTATCTGTTTGCGTATCAGAACAGAAGCCTATTGCTTGTTTGCAGAATGCGTCTATGCTTTCTGATCAGCACTATACAGCTCATTCTGCTTCAGAAACACCCATTTCTGGTTTCATGTGAGCTTCTCAAAGTGgctatttttcttattttcagcATGTACTGCTTTCTGTCTCTTAATGTGTGTCAGTAGACAACCTTTGATGTGACTTACTTAGGTTGGCATTCTcctttaaaatcaaatttcttttttgatatGCAGAAAAATGGATGCAATCTCAAGTTACATTCACCCATACATTGACAAGAAATTGATGCAGATTCGTGATGGTTTGCCCATGGGGGATATTTTAGGTGACAGATTTGAATGTTATCTTTAGGAGGCATTTGGTATGATTGTTCTAATTTCCGGACCAtatgtttatttatataatatatcgGTAATTAGAACAGTTGCATACCAAATGACTCATCAGTCTCTTGTTTAATGTTATTTGGACTAGTCTAATAAATTCCTCTCTCAAAAGCAGGTTCAAGTGGCTACATAAATTCTTTGGTTGACTCCTCTGGGACTAGTGGCTGCTCCAGTAGCGAAAATCAGCAATTAATTTGCACTGACGTTGCCATGCCTGATCTAGCAAAGATGGAGCAGTTGGTTCGAGATGAAAACATGCGACTTATGGAATTTTATTCAGAAGACGAGTTGGAAGGGGAACTTATACATTTTCAGTATAGATTACTGCAGAAAGCAGTTGCAAAGAAGAGGCTTACTGGTGTGTGCATCATTTAGTCCCGAATTCTCAACGACTTCATTTTTTCGAATTTATCTGAAGTTAGCAATATCAATTGTTTTGTATTGTATCGTcgctcaattttaaatttatagaaacatttgtgtgtgtttgattttctaattTCTAATTGCAGAAAACTTGGTCCACAATGTTGCCGAGAGTTTGCCTCAGGAGATTGATAAAACACATCAACAAAGATGGGATGCTGTGATTGTTAATCAATATTTGCGTGATCTTAAGGAGGCAAAAAAACAGggtagaaaagaaaaaaagaacaaGGAAGCGCAGGCAGTGTTGGCGGCTGCAACTGCTGCAGCAGCAGCATCTTCTAGGGTTTCTTCTTTCCGAAAAGACACCATAGATGAATCTGTGCAACAGGAGGTCAAATGTGCTTTTGTTTTGTCAATATTTCTTTTCACAACTTGCTAACCGTATTGACagtaaatatattcattttcaGAATTCATTGAAGCTAAATGCTTTAAGTGGGCGGACTGGGGGATGTTCTCAGCCAATGCCACGAGCCAAAGAGACTCTTTCGAGAGTTGCTGTCACTAGAGCTTCATCAGAGAAATATTCGGATTTCTGTCTGCCAAGCTCAGATTTTTCTAAGGAGCAACGTAAATCATGTGATATCTGCCGTCGGTTTGAGAATATGTTAAATCCTATCCTAGTCTGCTCTGGTTGCAAGGTTCTAGGACTTGGCCCTAGTCCTTTTTCATTCACTTGTTTCTCTGATCTTTGCccttattagttttttttttcggtTGCAGGTTGCAGTGCACTCAGTTTGCTATCGTAGTGTGAAAGAAACAACAGGTCCATGGTACTGTGAATTATGTGAAGATCTATTGTCCAGAAGTTGTGGGGCATCTGCTATAAATAGCTGGGAGAAGCCTTATGTCGTTGCCGAATGTGCTCTCTGCGGTGGTACAACTGGTGCTTTTAGGAAGTCATCTAATGGTCAATGGGTTCATGCCTTCTGTGCTGaggttattttttttattttatttttgcaagtATCCTTGTCATACTTCAATACTTAAGTTTGCTTCTTACGTTTTAACTTCCTGGCATGTACAATACTTACAGTGGCTTTTGGAGTCTACATTTAGAAGAGGGCAGATAAATACTATCGAAGGAATGGTATGTGCATTGGTGGAACAGATGATTCTTACATTTGGAACTCCAACCACCTATCTCTTGCTTGttcacttaaaaaattaaacagagcatttaattattgtcttactatctttgtatttaaaaattgaatgcCAGGAGGCTGTGCCAAAAGGAGTTGATGTTTGTTGCATCTGCCACCACAAGCATGGTGTATGTATGAAGGTAATGATAAAATCAGCAACTATTTTCCTCTTATATCCTTTTCTTCAATCAACATGCTTTTTGGAATTAAGATTTTGATTGCTAAGATAATGTTGACGTGTGCTGAGTGCAGTGTTGCTATGGCCATTGCCTGACCACATTCCATCCATCCTGTGCTAGAAGTGCTGGTTTGTTCATGGTTGTGAGGACTGTTGGGGGCAAGATTCAACACAAGGCTTACTGTGAAAAGCATAGTTCGGAGCAGAGAGCAAAGGTTTAATTTTTTCTCTTGTAGTAAAAGGTCCTCGGTGTTGGCCTACCATAATGACATCTTAAGTTTCTATTCCTCATTTTTGCAGGCTGAAACACAAAAACATGGAGTTGAAGAGTTAAAAAGTATCAAGCAAATTAGGGTGAGACTTTCCTCTCCATTTTTTTCAACTTGATTCCTTACATCTAGTGTTGAGATTGTCGAGTATCTCTATATTGAGGGAAATGAAAGGTTTATGGGTATCATGTTGAATAATTGTTTTGAGCTTAGGATACAGTTGCAGAAACCTTTATAGTCTGGTTGGGCATGAAAGTGCTTGGCAATAAGGAAATGTTAGTCCTGAATCCAGATAATATAAAACTTCCTGGGATTAATTTCCCCCGTCTAAAACCATTAATGTCTTGATGAAGTAGAGTATTACTGATAATATAGCCTTATGTCTGCCACATGGTTCTGAGTACATCTTTAGTCCTAGCTCAGCTGAAATGAAtagtaatttgatatatattatagggttaaataagttttttccttataaaataatgtttagtccctgtaatttttttttacatattttagtccttatacaaaattattatgcaaTCAATTTTAGTCCTGTTGGAGCATCGATATATGTTTTTGAATAATTGGTTTGTATACATGCTAACAACACTATAAAAAGTTCCTCCACAAAAAATGATCTATAACGTTGATTTCTAGGTCTATATTTTAAGGACTTCTATATTAAACgtatgacatttaaaaaattcatgtttaatttatcctaagttaaaattttttaaatttgtgcggatgaatttttaataatattataaacatccttgcaaaaaaatcattcaaaaatttaaaagttgaaaaatgtTTCAGCAAGGACTTTTAATAATCATTCTAAACATGTTTCGGCAAGGACTAAAAAGCTtgtagaaataattttatagggactaaaacaGTTTGTAGAATAATTTTGTAGGGACTCAAACATGTGGTTTTATTTTACAGGGACggaacaaaatttcaaaattttagtgGGATTGATAACTTGTTCAACCCTATATTATAcaagtaatattaataattgtttaGCTGTGAGTGGAATGTTGGTTATGATCAAAGATGAGCAAGAACAGAATTAGTGATGAGTCTGTGAAGTGATAGCAAGATGAAATTGCCTGTGCTTGTTTTATACTCAAATCTTGTTCGTCACTTGTATGCATGTGGAATGCCAATTAACTTTTCTCCTATTTTAATAGGAAATATAAATCAGTGGCATGCCAATTAACTTTTCTCCTATTTTAATAGGAAATATAAATTATAGTCGAAATTGAAATAATTACCCATGAACCATATATTCTTACTTTTTAGTAAGTTACACACACAGCATCAAGTTAGTCAAAATTGAGAGCCAGCTCGTTAGATTGCATGATTTACGACCTTATCTTCATTCTTCAAACCCGATGCAATAAAAAATCGTTAGGAGCAGGTGAAATCGGGTTTGATCAATGTGTTAAATCGCAAAAGCGTGGGATCTTTGGGTTTTCTTTTTCGCTTCGGGTTTGCAATCAggttataaacaaatattttttccgCTTAAAGCAATGTGATGCCTTGCACAGACCGTTCCCTTCTTGAACCACTGTTGTATATGCATCCTTGTTTTTGCATCCCTAGTCTGAATGAATATGCATAATGAAAAGTGTTATCCATGTCTTACCCAAACGCATGGTTTCTTTATTAACCTTTAAGCCGCTAGGTTTAAGTCTATAGTCTTAGATTTTTTATCGGGTCTTACACTTACAGCCCATTCAGCTTAAAcacaatgaaaaataaattgagtcTGTGCGGCAATTTGCTTTCAAAAACTCAATAAACTGCATTTATGAGCACTTTCAATTGTGTCATTATAAAAAGGAACAGTTGttataaaagatataaaaaataaacacaagATAACCACACTAAAactaaaatacaaaacaaatttagaaaataatgtCTGTAATACAAGTTTAATTAAGTGTTTAAAGTatgttttaaatgtttttttcct from Cicer arietinum cultivar CDC Frontier isolate Library 1 chromosome 5, Cicar.CDCFrontier_v2.0, whole genome shotgun sequence carries:
- the LOC101488965 gene encoding uncharacterized protein isoform X2, which codes for MLSFICTLLLPAMTGERCYRRKNMAGEEGSTAVVEERTYPAYFPADRSELPHESAAVKMDYFTQARKALSERSPHDAAEETSTSAVVTLPSGLASLLNRNGDNRKRNKKSHAGGGDKKKKKSSRASDKLRCSNVWVETEEYFRDLTLSDIDTLFEVTSSDSLASRECFTIPHLGNARRLNVVINSEDEKKVDPMLNIVSSENGDKAVEDANNENGSLVIELIDVAALERALPQDDNNCNAYDDSCVSLEWFLGCRDKISLTSERPSKKRKLLGGDAGLEKVLMTIPCDGDQLYCHYCGRGDSGRDSNQLIVCASCKVAVHRKCYGIQGDVDESWLCSWCEQKGDVDDSASPCVLCSKKGGALKPVNSVVESVGSVQFVHLYCSLWMPEVYIDDLKKMEPVMNVGGIKETRRKLICNVCKLKCGACLRCSHGSCRTSFHPLCAREARHRMEVWAKYGNDNIELRAFCLKHSDLQGSRNILPLGGSIAVGSEFSEANDLPVTLPVKSEHNVKIGCSNGGGLESDSNPDKLNHNDEPPEGGLSVCRINAHNMLGCGAAPPHNIGGAVRTIDNVDASDSPSFALVLKKLIDRGKVDVKDVALEIGISPDTLTANINEDYMAPDVQHKIVNWLKAHVYTGAFHKSLKAKFKPANVSMDESGASDGSDTLPISDSGLLDPVAVNVKSVPPRRRTINNIRILKDNKVICSSEGVTIENGLSIDKFPVCQPECENPGSSDKASIPDATETNIIKSEDIFHENQGNADELYKSSLSVCVSEQKPIACLQNASMLSDQHYTAHSASETPISGFIKMDAISSYIHPYIDKKLMQIRDGLPMGDILGSSGYINSLVDSSGTSGCSSSENQQLICTDVAMPDLAKMEQLVRDENMRLMEFYSEDELEGELIHFQYRLLQKAVAKKRLTENLVHNVAESLPQEIDKTHQQRWDAVIVNQYLRDLKEAKKQGRKEKKNKEAQAVLAAATAAAAASSRVSSFRKDTIDESVQQENSLKLNALSGRTGGCSQPMPRAKETLSRVAVTRASSEKYSDFCLPSSDFSKEQRKSCDICRRFENMLNPILVCSGCKVAVHSVCYRSVKETTGPWYCELCEDLLSRSCGASAINSWEKPYVVAECALCGGTTGAFRKSSNGQWVHAFCAEWLLESTFRRGQINTIEGMEAVPKGVDVCCICHHKHGVCMKCCYGHCLTTFHPSCARSAGLFMVVRTVGGKIQHKAYCEKHSSEQRAKAETQKHGVEELKSIKQIRVELERLRLLCERIVKREKIKRELVLCSHDILAFKRDHVARSVLVHSPFVLPDGSSESATTSLKVTTEGYRSCSEAVQRSDDVTVDSSVSAEHRVKVAVSMDTDPKLDDDCSTSQSHYNHKIPEKMQFSGKQIPRRASATSHNISEEGGWRSKPRKLQTTEPFGKELVMTSDEASMKNSMLPKGYAYVPADCLSNDKQSNEDIYASGPGEPDG
- the LOC101488965 gene encoding uncharacterized protein isoform X1 → MLSFICTLLLPAMTGERCYRRKNMAGEEGSTAVVEERTYPAYFPADRSELPHESAAVKMDYFTQARKALSERSPHDAAEETSTSAVVTLPSGLASLLNRNGDNRKRNKKSHAGGGDKKKKKSSRASDKLRCSNVWVETEEYFRDLTLSDIDTLFEVTSSDSLASRECFTIPHLGNARRLNVVINSEDEKKVDPMLNIVSSENGDKAVEDANNENGSLVIELIDVAALERALPQDDNNCNAYDDSCVSLEWFLGCRDKISLTSERPSKKRKLLGGDAGLEKVLMTIPCDGDQLYCHYCGRGDSGRDSNQLIVCASCKVAVHRKCYGIQGDVDESWLCSWCEQKGDVDDSASPCVLCSKKGGALKPVNSVVESVGSVQFVHLYCSLWMPEVYIDDLKKMEPVMNVGGIKETRRKLICNVCKLKCGACLRCSHGSCRTSFHPLCAREARHRMEVWAKYGNDNIELRAFCLKHSDLQGSRNILPLGGSIAVGSEFSEANDLPVTLPVKSEHNVKIGCSNGGGLESDSNPDKLNHNDEPPEGGLSVCRINAHNMLGCGAAPPHNIGGAVRTIDNVDASDSPSFALVLKKLIDRGKVDVKDVALEIGISPDTLTANINEDYMAPDVQHKIVNWLKAHVYTGAFHKSLKAKFKPANVSMDESGASDGSDTLPISDSGLLDPVAVNVKSVPPRRRTINNIRILKDNKVICSSEGVTIENGLSIDKFPVCQPECENPGSSDKASIPDATETNIIKSEDIFHENQGNADELYKSSLSVCVSEQKPIACLQNASMLSDQHYTAHSASETPISGFIKMDAISSYIHPYIDKKLMQIRDGLPMGDILAGSSGYINSLVDSSGTSGCSSSENQQLICTDVAMPDLAKMEQLVRDENMRLMEFYSEDELEGELIHFQYRLLQKAVAKKRLTENLVHNVAESLPQEIDKTHQQRWDAVIVNQYLRDLKEAKKQGRKEKKNKEAQAVLAAATAAAAASSRVSSFRKDTIDESVQQENSLKLNALSGRTGGCSQPMPRAKETLSRVAVTRASSEKYSDFCLPSSDFSKEQRKSCDICRRFENMLNPILVCSGCKVAVHSVCYRSVKETTGPWYCELCEDLLSRSCGASAINSWEKPYVVAECALCGGTTGAFRKSSNGQWVHAFCAEWLLESTFRRGQINTIEGMEAVPKGVDVCCICHHKHGVCMKCCYGHCLTTFHPSCARSAGLFMVVRTVGGKIQHKAYCEKHSSEQRAKAETQKHGVEELKSIKQIRVELERLRLLCERIVKREKIKRELVLCSHDILAFKRDHVARSVLVHSPFVLPDGSSESATTSLKVTTEGYRSCSEAVQRSDDVTVDSSVSAEHRVKVAVSMDTDPKLDDDCSTSQSHYNHKIPEKMQFSGKQIPRRASATSHNISEEGGWRSKPRKLQTTEPFGKELVMTSDEASMKNSMLPKGYAYVPADCLSNDKQSNEDIYASGPGEPDG